In Mycobacterium sp. Aquia_216, a genomic segment contains:
- the uvrA gene encoding excinuclease ABC subunit UvrA, producing MADRLIVKGAREHNLRGVDLDLPRDSLIVFTGLSGSGKSSLAFDTIFAEGQRRYVESLSAYARQFLGQMDKPDVDFIEGLSPAVSIDQKSTNRNPRSTVGTITEVYDYLRLLYARAGTPHCPTCGERIARQTPQQIVDQVLAMAEGTRFLVLAPVVRTRKGEFADLFDKLNAQGYSRVRVDGVVHPLTDPPKLKKQEKHDIEVVVDRLTVKVAAKQRLTDSVETALNLADGIVVLEFPDGGDEEHDSPREQRFSEKLACPNGHPLAVDDLEPRSFSFNSPYGACPECVGLGIRKEVDPDLVVPDPERTLAEGAVAPWSSGHTAEYFTRMMAGLGEELGFDVDTPWRKLPAKARKAILEGSDHQVHVRYRNRYGRTRSYYADFEGVLAFLQRKMEQTESEQMKERYEGFMRDVPCPVCEGTRLKPEILAVSLTGESGGEPAAKSIAEVCELSISDCSDFLNALALGAREQAIAGQVLKEIQSRLGFLLDVGLEYLSLSRAAATLSGGEAQRIRLATQIGSGLVGVLYVLDEPSIGLHQRDNRRLIETLTRLRALGNTLIVVEHDEDTIAHADWVVDIGPGAGEHGGKIVHSGTYQELLVNQDSITGAYLSGRESIATPTHRRSVDRKRQLTVVGAREHNLRGIDVSFPLGVLTSVTGVSGSGKSTLVNDILAAVLANRLNGARQVPGRHTRVTGLDHLDKLVRVDQSPIGRTPRSNPATYTGVFDKIRTLFAATTEAKVRGYQPGRFSFNVKGGRCEACTGDGTIKIEMNFLPDVYVPCEVCQGARYNRETLEVHYKGKTISEVLDMSIEEAAEFFEPISGIHRYLRTLVDVGLGYVRLGQPAPTLSGGEAQRVKLASELQKRSTGRTIYILDEPTTGLHFDDIRKLLNVINGLVDKGNTVIVIEHNLDVIKTSDWIVDMGPEGGSEGGTVVAEGTPEDVAAVPESYTGKFLAEVVGRSTPPARAPARTNRRRKVSA from the coding sequence TTGGCTGACCGCCTGATCGTCAAGGGCGCTCGCGAGCACAACCTGCGCGGCGTCGACCTCGACCTGCCGCGCGACTCGTTGATCGTCTTCACCGGGCTGTCCGGATCGGGCAAGTCGTCCCTGGCCTTCGACACGATCTTCGCCGAGGGTCAGCGCCGCTACGTCGAATCGCTGTCGGCCTATGCGCGCCAATTCCTGGGGCAGATGGACAAGCCGGACGTCGACTTCATCGAGGGTCTGTCGCCGGCGGTGTCCATCGACCAGAAATCGACGAACCGCAACCCCAGATCGACTGTCGGCACGATCACGGAGGTGTACGACTACCTGCGGTTGCTGTATGCGCGGGCGGGCACCCCGCACTGCCCGACCTGTGGCGAGCGGATCGCCCGTCAGACCCCGCAACAAATCGTCGATCAGGTGCTGGCGATGGCGGAGGGCACCCGATTCCTGGTGCTCGCTCCCGTGGTCCGTACCCGCAAGGGCGAGTTCGCCGACCTGTTCGACAAGCTCAACGCGCAGGGCTACAGCCGGGTGCGGGTCGACGGCGTGGTGCACCCGCTGACCGATCCGCCGAAGCTGAAAAAGCAAGAGAAGCACGACATCGAGGTGGTGGTGGATCGTCTCACCGTCAAGGTCGCGGCCAAGCAGCGGCTCACCGACTCGGTGGAGACCGCGCTGAACCTGGCCGACGGCATCGTGGTGCTGGAATTTCCCGACGGCGGGGACGAAGAGCACGACTCACCGCGCGAGCAGCGGTTCTCCGAGAAGCTGGCCTGCCCCAACGGGCATCCGCTGGCCGTCGACGATCTGGAACCGCGATCGTTCTCCTTCAACTCGCCCTACGGCGCCTGCCCGGAATGTGTGGGCTTGGGAATCCGCAAAGAGGTCGACCCGGATCTGGTGGTGCCGGACCCGGAGCGCACCCTGGCCGAGGGCGCGGTGGCGCCGTGGTCGTCGGGTCACACCGCGGAGTACTTCACCCGGATGATGGCCGGGCTCGGCGAGGAGCTGGGATTCGACGTCGACACGCCGTGGCGCAAACTTCCGGCCAAGGCCCGCAAGGCGATTCTCGAGGGTTCGGATCACCAGGTGCATGTGCGGTACCGCAACCGGTACGGCCGAACCCGTTCGTACTACGCCGATTTCGAAGGCGTGCTGGCGTTCCTGCAGCGCAAGATGGAGCAGACCGAGTCCGAGCAGATGAAGGAACGCTACGAGGGCTTCATGCGTGACGTGCCCTGCCCGGTGTGTGAAGGGACGCGGCTCAAGCCGGAGATTCTGGCGGTGTCGCTGACGGGGGAGTCTGGGGGGGAGCCGGCTGCGAAGTCCATCGCCGAGGTCTGCGAGCTGTCCATCTCGGATTGTTCGGATTTCCTCAACGCGCTCGCGCTCGGTGCTCGGGAGCAGGCGATCGCCGGGCAGGTCCTCAAAGAAATCCAGTCGCGGCTGGGCTTTCTGCTTGACGTGGGGTTGGAGTACCTGTCGCTGTCCCGGGCGGCTGCCACGCTATCCGGCGGGGAGGCCCAACGCATTCGGCTGGCCACCCAGATCGGCTCAGGTCTCGTCGGCGTGCTGTACGTTCTCGACGAGCCGTCCATCGGACTGCACCAGCGCGACAACCGGCGCCTCATCGAAACACTCACGCGTCTAAGGGCTTTGGGCAACACGTTGATCGTCGTCGAGCATGACGAGGACACCATCGCGCATGCCGACTGGGTTGTCGACATCGGGCCGGGCGCCGGCGAGCACGGCGGCAAAATCGTGCACAGCGGGACCTATCAGGAGCTGCTGGTCAACCAGGATTCGATCACCGGTGCCTACCTGTCGGGCCGGGAAAGCATTGCCACGCCCACGCATCGGCGTTCGGTTGACCGGAAGCGTCAGCTGACCGTCGTCGGGGCGCGCGAGCACAACCTGCGCGGCATCGACGTCTCGTTTCCGCTGGGCGTGCTGACCTCGGTGACCGGTGTGTCCGGTTCCGGCAAGTCGACGTTGGTCAACGACATTCTGGCGGCCGTGTTGGCCAACCGTCTCAACGGCGCCCGGCAGGTCCCGGGCCGGCATACCCGGGTCACCGGGCTGGACCATCTGGACAAGCTGGTGCGGGTGGACCAGTCGCCGATCGGCCGCACGCCGCGCTCCAACCCCGCCACCTACACCGGGGTGTTCGACAAGATCCGTACCTTGTTCGCCGCGACTACCGAGGCGAAAGTCCGTGGCTACCAACCAGGTCGGTTCTCGTTCAACGTCAAGGGCGGTCGCTGCGAAGCCTGCACTGGTGACGGCACGATCAAGATCGAGATGAACTTCCTGCCCGACGTGTATGTGCCGTGTGAGGTGTGCCAGGGCGCCCGCTACAACCGGGAAACCCTCGAGGTGCACTACAAGGGCAAGACCATCTCCGAAGTGCTGGACATGTCGATCGAGGAAGCGGCGGAGTTCTTCGAACCGATCAGCGGCATTCACCGGTACCTGCGCACGCTGGTCGACGTGGGACTCGGTTACGTCCGGCTGGGGCAGCCCGCACCGACTCTCTCGGGGGGTGAGGCGCAGCGTGTCAAGCTGGCGTCCGAATTGCAGAAGCGTTCGACCGGGCGCACGATCTACATCCTCGACGAACCCACCACCGGGTTGCATTTCGACGACATCCGCAAGCTGCTCAACGTCATCAATGGCCTTGTCGACAAAGGCAATACGGTGATCGTCATCGAGCACAACCTGGACGTGATCAAGACGTCGGACTGGATCGTCGACATGGGACCGGAGGGTGGCTCCGAAGGCGGAACCGTTGTGGCCGAAGGGACTCCCGAGGATGTCGCCGCGGTGCCCGAAAGCTACACCGGGAAGTTTCTTGCCGAGGTCGTCGGCCGAAGCACCCCGCCGGCCAGAGCGCCGGCGCGCACCAACCGGCGCCGCAAAGTCAGCGCCTAA
- a CDS encoding WS/DGAT/MGAT family O-acyltransferase: MRQLSWTDDMMLRAETPATPLQIQLLLIYDPSTAPGGKVTFKGILEELDARLHLADVFRRRLTELPGGLPRPYWVDDPNFDLEYHVRHIGLPQPGDWRQLCIQIARLHARQIDLRRPPWEITVIEGLNSVPGVPTGSFAMALKLHHCAVDGMASVQMIAALHDLAADSPRPAQPDRPWRPGPLPSTAELLSRAAINAALQPLRTSRVLAASAPHAVRGLAGLPGMLIRGAVSRVAGGGVPSFPPKTRFNQTVSPHRVFEARFHDLADFKRIKASVPGATINDVALAYVGGALRAYLDSHGELPDESLVAACPMSMRNAGDTTDNGNDLFGRLQTLGTDIADPLKRLEAIAEATGGSRAESESATQTQILELIGTVPTSLLGLTAKAASALPFSGPTIANTTVTNVRGPDEPLYFSGARLVRVAGLGPLVGGLNLIHVVASYNGMLSISATADRDALPDPAKYAECMQEAFDELLAGAGSAPLAGS; encoded by the coding sequence TGATGTTGCGCGCGGAGACGCCGGCGACGCCGCTACAGATTCAGCTGCTGCTGATCTATGACCCGTCGACCGCGCCTGGCGGCAAGGTGACCTTCAAGGGAATTCTCGAGGAACTCGACGCCCGGCTGCACCTGGCGGATGTTTTTCGGCGCCGGCTGACCGAGCTGCCCGGTGGTTTGCCCAGGCCCTACTGGGTGGACGACCCGAACTTCGACCTTGAGTACCACGTCCGTCATATCGGGTTGCCGCAGCCCGGTGACTGGCGACAACTCTGTATCCAGATTGCGCGGCTTCATGCCCGGCAGATCGACTTGCGGCGCCCGCCCTGGGAGATCACCGTGATCGAGGGGCTGAATTCCGTGCCGGGAGTACCCACGGGCTCGTTCGCCATGGCGTTGAAGCTGCACCACTGTGCGGTCGACGGGATGGCGAGCGTTCAGATGATCGCGGCATTGCACGACCTTGCCGCCGACAGCCCCCGGCCCGCGCAACCCGACAGGCCCTGGCGGCCCGGTCCCCTCCCCTCGACGGCAGAACTACTCTCGCGCGCGGCGATCAATGCGGCGCTGCAACCGTTGCGGACGAGTCGCGTTCTGGCCGCGAGCGCTCCCCATGCGGTGCGCGGCCTGGCCGGTCTGCCGGGCATGCTGATCAGGGGTGCCGTGAGCAGGGTCGCGGGCGGCGGGGTTCCATCGTTTCCGCCGAAGACCCGTTTCAACCAGACAGTCTCGCCACATCGGGTCTTCGAGGCCCGATTCCACGATCTCGCCGATTTTAAACGGATCAAGGCCAGCGTGCCCGGCGCGACGATCAACGATGTCGCCCTTGCCTACGTCGGCGGCGCCCTTCGCGCCTATCTGGATAGCCACGGCGAGCTGCCTGACGAATCGCTCGTCGCGGCCTGCCCGATGTCAATGCGCAACGCGGGCGATACGACCGACAACGGGAACGATCTGTTCGGCCGGCTGCAAACGCTCGGCACCGATATCGCTGATCCGCTCAAACGGCTCGAAGCGATCGCCGAAGCGACCGGGGGAAGCCGCGCCGAGTCGGAATCGGCGACCCAAACCCAGATCCTCGAATTGATTGGCACCGTTCCGACTTCACTGCTCGGGTTGACGGCGAAAGCAGCGAGCGCGCTTCCGTTCTCCGGCCCGACGATCGCCAACACGACGGTCACCAATGTTCGGGGCCCCGACGAACCGCTCTACTTCAGCGGTGCCCGACTCGTCCGCGTCGCCGGTCTCGGGCCGCTGGTGGGTGGCTTGAACCTCATCCATGTGGTCGCCAGTTACAACGGGATGTTGTCGATCAGCGCTACCGCGGATCGCGACGCCTTACCGGACCCGGCCAAGTATGCCGAATGCATGCAGGAGGCTTTTGACGAGTTGCTGGCAGGCGCCGGCTCTGCGCCGCTCGCCGGGTCTTAG